One part of the Kryptolebias marmoratus isolate JLee-2015 linkage group LG13, ASM164957v2, whole genome shotgun sequence genome encodes these proteins:
- the LOC108245951 gene encoding zinc finger BED domain-containing protein DAYSLEEPER-like, with translation MKCAFKVHMPQQQSDDSDSEEDNLDDEHLWEDINSEEDIDLPWSSGERLSCFAHSLQLVVHDGMKEVKTISRTIAKTSKFATLLHSSSQFKDKFEAAFGTNKSVPAANSTRWNSTFKQVQALTTLEHKSLSEMCSKDYEDVVFSAREWNQLKELCVVLSPFAEATELTQGETSVTISMVVPTVLDLNTHLLKMEETRMQCQPLVRALQQSLAKRFSGIFTKTNMAKDSGREEPFNHDVYFFATMLDPQFGLSWVDLDVTNRGNAVSVKKFRDELKKTLTDTLILGVENMTDSTDDKCSEARNVDPTSDSPPVKCPRLLSRYKAHKKHRSSVQDSSIATQLTKYFNDIKDCDSDNALAFWGENQSKYPQLHNLALKVLSVPASSAPVERVFSRGGIVMRPHRARLGAKMLQSLIFLKCNETLL, from the exons atgaaatgtgcttttaaagtACACATGCCCCAACAGCAATCTGATGACAGTGACAGTGAAGAGGATAATTTAGATGACGAGCACTTGTGGGAGGACATTAATTCAGAGGAAGACATTGACTTACCATGGTCATCTGGCGAACGTCTTTCCTGCTTTGCACACTCTCTCCAGTTAGTTGTGCATGATGGTATGAAGGAGGTCAAGACCATTTCTCGCACTATagcaaaaacatcaaagtttGCAACCCTTTTACATAGCAGCTCGCAATTTAAAGATAAGTTTGAGGCTGCATTTGGCACCAATAAAAGTGTTCCAGCTGCAAATTCAACTCGTTGGAACAGTACATTTAAACAAGTACAGGCCCTTACAACTCTAGAACACAAATCACTCAGTGAAATGTGCAGCAAAGACTATGAGGATGTGGTGTTCAGTGCGCGGGAGTGGAACCAACTAAAGGAGCTGTGTGTAGTCCTTTCTCCATTTGCTGAAGCAACAGAGCTGACCCAAGGGGAAACATCAGTGACTATTAGTATGGTGGTTCCAACTGTGCTGGACTTGAACACACACCTCCTCAAGATGGAGGAGACCCGCATGCAGTGCCAGCCGTTGGTCAGAGCCCTCCAGCAGTCTCTGGCGAAAAGATTTTCTGgaatctttacaaaaacaaacatggccaaAGACAGCGGAAGAGAGGAACCTTTTAACCATGACGTGTACTTCTTTGCTACCATGCTGGATCCACAGTTTGGCTTAAGCTGGGTGGATTTAGATGTTACCAACAGAGGAAATGCAGTGTCGGTGAAGAAGTTCAGAGATGAACTTAAGAAGACACTGACAG acacaTTGATCCTTGGGGTGGAGAACATGACGGACAGTACAGATGATAAGTGCTCAGAAGCCAGGAATGTGGATCCAACCAGTGATTCACCACCAGTCAAATGCCCTCGACTTCTGTCACGCTACAAGGCACATAAGAAGCACAGGTCCTCTGTCCAGGATTCAAGTATTGCAACCCAATTAACCAAATACTTCAATGATATTAAAGACTGTGACAGTGACAATGCTCTTGCCTTCTGGGGAGAAAACCAGTCCAAATATCCTCAACTGCACAATTTGGCTTTGAAAGTGCTATCCGTCCCTGCCTCCTCTGCACCAGTGGAAAGGGTTTTTAGTCGAGGAGGCATTGTAATGAGACCCCATCGTGCACGTTTAGGTGCAAAAATGCTGCAGTCTCTAATTTTTCTGAAGTGCAATGAAACCTtactttaa